The proteins below are encoded in one region of Triticum aestivum cultivar Chinese Spring chromosome 1B, IWGSC CS RefSeq v2.1, whole genome shotgun sequence:
- the LOC123075784 gene encoding glycosyltransferase BC10-like yields MGKPQPRSAMVKPWGILSRFLLFSVAFMLGMASTFLLQSLLPTTGTVIWLASADLSAAPTSAPPGLVLGPPLPQELGDGDKKESGGGGGDESGGMVMLHNMTDDQLLLRASMAPRIKGISLLVPPAPKVAFMFLVRGELPLAPLWERFFHGHTALFSVYVHPDPTYLSSPEKGSVFYGRRVPSKEARWGKSSIVEAERRLLASALLDAMNQHFVLLSETCVPLYNFTTVYFYLTQYAGATSFVDHFDTQRSRGRYRPAMAPTVTLANWRKGSQWFATDRGLALEVISDVTYFPVFQRHSNGPCIMDEHYLPTFIAASKWHGNANRTLTFTQWTRGPHPDSYNDVSVDLLQGMRNHGNCSDGGGTTSLCYLFARKFPSGALPELLRLAPRVMRFG; encoded by the exons ATGGGGAAGCCGCAGCCGAGATCGGCCATGGTGAAACCGTGGGGCATCCTCTCCCGGTTCCTCCTCTTCTCTGTAGCTTTCATGCTCGGCATGGCGTCCACCTTCCTCCTCCAGTCACTACTCCCCACCACTGGTACCGTGATCTGGCTTGCCTCTGCTGACCTCTCTGCGGCACCTACTTCTGCACCTCCGGGGCTGGTCCTGGGGCCGCCTCTCCCGCAGGAGCTCGGGGACGGCGATAAAAAAGagagtggcggcggtggtggagacgAAAGCGGGGGCATGGTGATGCTGCACAACATGACGGACGACCAGCTGCTGCTGCGGGCGTCTATGGCTCCGAGGATCAAAGGGATCAGCTTGCTGGTGCCTCCCGCGCCTAAGGTGGCGTTCATGTTCCTCGTGCGTGGTGAGCTGCCATTGGCGCCGTTGTGGGAGAGGTTCTTCCATGGGCACACTGCACTGTTCTCGGTGTACGTGCACCCTGACCCTACATACCTCAGCTCACCGGAGAAGGGGTCGGTCTTCTACGGCCGCCGTGTGCCCAGCAAG GAAGCTCGTTGGGGGAAGTCTAGCATAGTCGAGGCCGAGCGTCGTCTCCTCGCAAGTGCTCTCCTCGATGCCATGAACCAACACTTCGTCCTACTCTCTGAGACATGTGTCCCTCTCTACAACTTCACCACGGTCTACTTCTACCTCACGCAATACGCTGGTGCTACCTCCTTCGTCGACCACTTCGATACACAACGTTCTCGTGGCCGCTATAGACCTGCCATGGCGCCCACCGTCACGCTCGCTAATTGGCGCAAGGGCTCCCAGTGGTTCGCGACTGACCGGGGTCTCGCGCTTGAGGTCATCAGCGACGTGACCTACTTCCCGGTTTTCCAACGCCACAGCAATGGCCCCTGCATCATGGACGAGCACTACCTGCCGACATTTATCGCCGCCTCAAAGTGGCATGGGAATGCAAACCGTACACTCACGTTTACCCAGTGGACAAGGGGGCCTCATCCTGATAGCTACAATGACGTAAGTGTCGACCTGCTTCAGGGGATGAGGAACCATGGGAACTGCAGCGACGGTGGCGGGACCACATCGCTTTGCTACCTCTTTGCAAGGAAGTTCCCATCGGGCGCGTTGCCGGAGCTACTCAGGCTGGCGCCCAGAGTCATGCGGTTTGGGTGA